The following are from one region of the Desulfuromonas acetexigens genome:
- a CDS encoding glutamate--cysteine ligase, with the protein MTSQLKPHLQAVVNSRDDLRGYLLRGARPQEEWGIGVEMEKLVLDAATGEAAPFDRIEELLRRLEGIGAWRGVRENGRLVALQGPSSSITLEPGGQLELSGELCDDLHCCRRGYEAYIREIVATGEALGLRFCGLGAQPFTALEQIGWLPKSRYGIMGPYMLRTGDMGQRMMKQTAGVQVNLDFSDEADCMEKMRLGMALTPLLYALFANSPLLEDRSTGWLSTRGEIWSRTDPDRTGLIERLFAEGANFSDYVEYALDVPMYFIHRQGEYLDMTGERRTFRRYLDEGFAGQRAVLGDWDLHLSTLFTEVRLRPQIEVRSADSLPPRLSLSVGALLKGLFYDKESREGAWALLGPFCREELQDLIRQSRRLGLRTPLGRETLREYALAVIALARAGLERQGCRDVLGRDETIFLDELHGIADSGVTLAERLLFRWQGSRDDKLQVLLDHCGFTA; encoded by the coding sequence ATGACCAGTCAACTCAAGCCGCACCTGCAAGCCGTGGTGAATTCCCGCGACGATCTTCGCGGCTACCTTTTGCGTGGCGCCCGTCCCCAGGAAGAATGGGGGATCGGCGTCGAGATGGAAAAGCTGGTGCTCGATGCCGCCACCGGCGAGGCCGCCCCTTTTGATCGGATCGAGGAATTGCTCCGGCGTCTGGAGGGGATTGGGGCCTGGCGTGGCGTGCGTGAAAACGGGCGTCTCGTCGCCCTGCAAGGACCGTCCTCCTCCATCACCCTGGAGCCGGGGGGGCAGTTGGAGCTTTCCGGTGAACTCTGCGACGATCTGCATTGCTGCCGGCGCGGTTACGAGGCCTATATCCGAGAGATCGTCGCGACCGGCGAGGCGCTCGGTCTGCGCTTTTGCGGCCTCGGGGCGCAGCCGTTCACGGCGCTGGAGCAGATCGGCTGGCTGCCCAAATCCCGTTACGGGATCATGGGGCCGTACATGCTGCGAACCGGCGACATGGGGCAGCGGATGATGAAGCAGACCGCCGGGGTGCAGGTCAACCTTGACTTCTCCGACGAGGCGGACTGTATGGAGAAGATGCGCCTGGGGATGGCCCTGACACCGCTTTTGTATGCCCTTTTTGCTAATTCGCCGCTGCTGGAAGACCGTTCGACGGGCTGGTTGTCGACCCGGGGGGAGATCTGGTCGCGTACCGACCCCGACCGGACCGGGCTGATCGAGCGGCTCTTCGCCGAAGGGGCGAATTTTTCGGACTATGTCGAATACGCCCTCGACGTGCCCATGTATTTCATCCATCGCCAGGGCGAATATCTCGATATGACTGGCGAGCGTCGAACTTTCCGCCGCTATCTCGATGAGGGCTTCGCAGGACAGCGGGCGGTGCTGGGGGATTGGGATCTGCATCTGTCGACCCTCTTTACCGAGGTCCGGCTGCGGCCGCAGATCGAGGTGCGCAGTGCCGACAGTCTGCCGCCGCGACTTTCCCTCTCCGTCGGTGCGCTGCTCAAGGGACTCTTTTACGACAAGGAAAGCCGTGAAGGGGCCTGGGCGTTGCTCGGTCCCTTCTGCCGGGAAGAACTTCAGGACCTGATCCGGCAGAGTCGCCGTCTGGGCTTGCGCACGCCGTTGGGGCGGGAAACGTTGCGGGAATACGCCTTGGCCGTCATCGCCTTGGCTCGGGCGGGGCTGGAACGCCAAGGCTGCCGGGATGTCCTGGGTCGGGACGAGACGATTTTTCTCGATGAGCTGCACGGGATCGCCGACTCGGGCGTCACCCTCGCGGAACGCCTTTTGTTCCGCTGGCAGGGCTCGCGGGACGATAAGTTGCAGGTATTGTTGGATCACTGCGGCTTTACCGCCTGA